In Hydrogenovibrio marinus, a single genomic region encodes these proteins:
- a CDS encoding CmpA/NrtA family ABC transporter substrate-binding protein, giving the protein MDKIKIGFIPLNDCASLIVAKEQGFFEEQGLNVELHREVSWSNIRDKLVFGEYEAAHMLAPMLMSSTLGLGGIKRPLVTAYSFAVNGNAISVSNALYDEMSEYESQLVLKPEKSVCVLKKVIDARAKKGLPKLRFAVVFPFSMHQYLLRYWLAEGGIDADKDVHLTVVPPPSMVQALEENLIDAYCVGEPWNTHAVKRKVGVTLITGYEIWNNAPDKVLGVRKDWAEQNADTHEKIILALYRASEWLDQVENRETLSDYLSSPQYVGAPRESIKSAFYGEVCNPSCSTCRNIPDFFSPFKHLANFPWQSHAEWILTQMKRWHQIPEEVDIQGMAEEVYLTDVYRSVVSKLGVALPSVNRKEEGVHAEPWLLDGVEIGEDRFILVQN; this is encoded by the coding sequence ATGGATAAGATAAAAATCGGATTTATACCACTGAATGATTGCGCCTCATTGATTGTTGCCAAGGAACAAGGTTTTTTTGAAGAACAAGGGTTGAACGTCGAATTACACCGGGAAGTGTCTTGGTCGAACATCCGTGACAAGCTGGTGTTTGGTGAGTATGAGGCTGCACACATGTTGGCACCCATGCTCATGTCTTCCACACTTGGGTTGGGCGGTATTAAGCGCCCGTTGGTGACGGCCTATTCTTTTGCGGTGAATGGTAATGCCATCAGCGTTTCCAACGCGCTCTATGATGAAATGAGTGAATATGAATCCCAGTTGGTGTTAAAACCGGAGAAGAGTGTTTGTGTGCTGAAAAAGGTGATCGATGCCAGAGCGAAGAAAGGACTGCCTAAACTGCGTTTTGCGGTAGTGTTCCCGTTTTCCATGCATCAATACCTATTGCGTTATTGGCTTGCGGAAGGTGGCATTGATGCCGATAAGGATGTTCACCTTACTGTTGTGCCGCCGCCAAGCATGGTGCAAGCGTTGGAAGAGAATCTGATAGACGCCTATTGTGTTGGCGAGCCTTGGAATACCCATGCCGTGAAGCGTAAAGTGGGTGTGACCTTGATTACCGGTTATGAGATTTGGAACAACGCACCGGACAAAGTGCTAGGGGTTCGTAAAGACTGGGCAGAGCAAAATGCCGACACCCATGAAAAAATTATTTTGGCGTTGTATCGTGCCAGTGAGTGGTTGGATCAGGTTGAGAATCGCGAAACGCTGAGTGATTATCTGTCGTCGCCGCAATATGTTGGCGCACCGAGAGAGTCGATCAAAAGTGCGTTTTATGGTGAAGTGTGCAACCCGAGTTGTTCTACTTGCCGCAATATTCCGGATTTCTTTTCGCCCTTTAAACACCTTGCCAACTTTCCTTGGCAGTCGCACGCCGAGTGGATACTGACCCAGATGAAACGTTGGCATCAGATTCCTGAAGAGGTCGATATCCAAGGCATGGCGGAAGAAGTTTATCTCACGGATGTCTATCGTTCGGTAGTCTCCAAGCTAGGCGTGGCGCTGCCTTCGGTGAATCGCAAGGAAGAAGGGGTACATGCCGAGCCGTGGTTGTTGGACGGCGTTGAGATTGGCGAAGACCGATTTATTTTGGTGCAGAACTGA
- a CDS encoding ANTAR domain-containing response regulator has protein sequence MPKTKFETIKVMLVDNDSGRSAILSQALLDHGYEVIARVEPGPNLLAKVAQIMPDMIVIDTESPDRDILESMYLLNEHNPLPVVMFADEDNETVILEAIKSGVSGYIVKGVDMERVKPIMSVAIARFREYQALKDELKQTKSELEQNKLIDKAKRLLMQQKGVTEQEAYEAIRKRSMDSNQKLYEVAETIISVLE, from the coding sequence ATGCCTAAGACTAAGTTTGAAACCATCAAAGTGATGCTCGTGGATAACGACTCAGGGCGTTCTGCAATTTTGTCGCAGGCGTTGCTGGATCATGGCTATGAGGTGATTGCTCGTGTCGAGCCTGGCCCGAACCTGCTGGCGAAGGTCGCGCAGATCATGCCGGATATGATTGTGATTGATACCGAGTCCCCAGATCGGGATATTCTCGAAAGCATGTATCTACTCAACGAGCACAACCCGTTGCCAGTGGTGATGTTCGCCGATGAAGACAATGAAACCGTCATTCTAGAAGCGATTAAATCCGGGGTAAGTGGTTACATCGTCAAAGGTGTGGATATGGAGCGTGTGAAGCCGATCATGAGTGTGGCGATTGCGCGCTTCAGAGAATATCAGGCGTTGAAGGACGAGTTGAAACAGACTAAGTCTGAGTTAGAGCAGAACAAGTTGATCGACAAGGCGAAACGCCTGTTGATGCAACAAAAAGGTGTGACCGAACAAGAGGCTTATGAAGCGATACGCAAACGCTCGATGGACAGTAATCAGAAATTATATGAAGTGGCTGAAACGATTATCAGTGTGCTGGAATAG
- a CDS encoding methyl-accepting chemotaxis protein, producing the protein MDKHEQEKDFKHLGTLVIKMDFSGSFLEINDAFVEASEFTRTELAGENFSQLLHEDTPAKLTKDLWQTLKSGKPWVQILKIKCNHGKYLWAEANMAPVLENNKVIAALAVLKPLTNQTLVSSAEDAATLYKKIRHSAIRNGILLTPAQNLCLFHKIHPINLMVSSIAVIGVLATLQQFHITNLPGWGIPAISAFLFLYALAGRKYAFQRLGKAKVLIDKMRQADFNGQVDFYGDHSLSRLVSAVKMMQVQLGAMVEDTKAQINRSTRLKSALDSASANIMMVSNKGRIMYFNDELKQFFIKHESSLKQAYPKFDITSLIGQPLAEIFHTDKFNNLQENKQEIDVEEPFADLLINLKIKPVFDAQQHVIGSVVQWDDLTQQRKIEENLKFTLEMASMGHTALKIDTNNLSGFFLDTSNNINALLSELNQIIENMVFVMTKLATGDLQGRIEKSLQGSLAAMKGSTHVSLDNLSAIVYYIKQSAEMVSTAASESASTAMDLSDRTQRAAATLEQINTTMQSVHSRQTENTQELMQINQLASKTVEKNLAAKSALEATVIAIDEMQTTSEKIANIIGMIDGISFQTNLLALNAAVEAARAGEHGRGFAVVAGEVRSLAQKSAGASAEIRKLIEESITKVHQGVSKVQETNQAFDEVNQSVSHIGNSLSEVVSSIEQQQVAVSRIAESINSLDDNLQSNAALVEETSAASESLKDQAVLLRRETDKFTIDESRAKSFIQTTPDISGIRLSDVRQSMRIWKANTQAYLNGVNVPIDLDHVGDHHACGVGKAISHLLQAHPSIEHMSEYKAMNELHIRQHKLVLDVLELMKADNNDAAILKQKDGLLDNFVDVSDQLDEALKALDLAIAHNLDVPATAPLLQ; encoded by the coding sequence ATGGATAAACACGAACAAGAAAAAGATTTCAAACATCTCGGCACACTTGTTATAAAAATGGACTTTTCCGGTTCCTTTCTGGAAATAAACGATGCATTCGTTGAAGCCAGCGAATTCACCAGAACCGAACTTGCAGGAGAAAACTTCTCCCAATTGCTTCATGAAGACACGCCAGCCAAGCTGACAAAGGATTTATGGCAAACGCTGAAATCCGGGAAACCTTGGGTTCAAATCCTGAAAATCAAATGCAACCACGGCAAGTATCTTTGGGCGGAAGCCAATATGGCGCCGGTACTGGAAAACAATAAAGTCATCGCAGCGCTCGCCGTACTTAAACCCCTAACCAATCAAACTCTGGTTAGCTCAGCAGAAGACGCCGCAACGCTCTATAAAAAGATACGCCACAGTGCTATTCGCAACGGCATTCTGCTGACACCTGCGCAGAACCTATGCCTGTTTCACAAAATCCACCCGATCAATCTGATGGTTTCAAGTATTGCGGTAATTGGCGTTCTAGCAACTCTACAGCAATTTCATATCACAAATCTGCCAGGTTGGGGTATCCCGGCAATCAGTGCCTTTCTTTTCCTCTACGCGCTTGCTGGACGAAAATACGCCTTCCAACGCTTAGGCAAAGCAAAAGTCCTGATCGACAAGATGCGCCAGGCAGACTTTAACGGCCAAGTGGATTTCTACGGTGACCACTCGCTAAGCCGTTTGGTCTCTGCCGTGAAAATGATGCAGGTACAACTGGGCGCAATGGTGGAAGATACCAAAGCGCAAATCAACCGTAGTACTCGGCTCAAGTCTGCATTGGACAGTGCCTCTGCCAACATCATGATGGTCAGCAACAAAGGCCGGATTATGTATTTCAACGACGAGTTGAAGCAGTTTTTCATCAAACACGAAAGCAGCTTGAAACAGGCCTACCCGAAATTCGACATCACCTCACTCATCGGTCAGCCTTTGGCAGAGATTTTCCATACCGATAAGTTCAACAATCTTCAAGAAAACAAACAGGAAATTGATGTAGAAGAACCCTTTGCTGACCTATTGATTAACCTTAAGATCAAACCGGTGTTTGATGCGCAACAGCACGTGATCGGCTCTGTGGTGCAGTGGGATGATCTAACGCAGCAACGCAAGATAGAAGAAAACCTCAAGTTCACGCTTGAGATGGCTTCTATGGGTCATACTGCGTTGAAAATCGACACCAATAATCTATCCGGTTTCTTCTTGGATACCTCCAATAACATCAATGCTTTGCTGAGTGAGCTGAACCAGATTATCGAAAACATGGTATTTGTCATGACCAAGCTCGCCACCGGCGATTTGCAAGGTCGTATCGAAAAGAGTCTACAAGGTTCTTTGGCAGCAATGAAAGGCTCCACCCACGTATCTTTGGACAACTTAAGTGCCATTGTTTACTACATCAAACAGTCCGCGGAAATGGTAAGTACTGCCGCGAGTGAATCCGCAAGTACCGCAATGGATCTTTCAGATAGAACACAAAGAGCCGCGGCAACCCTGGAACAAATCAACACCACCATGCAATCGGTACACAGCCGCCAAACGGAAAACACGCAAGAACTGATGCAAATCAACCAACTTGCCAGCAAGACCGTTGAGAAAAACCTGGCTGCGAAATCCGCGCTGGAAGCAACGGTTATTGCCATTGATGAAATGCAAACCACCTCAGAAAAAATCGCCAACATCATCGGTATGATTGATGGCATCTCCTTCCAGACTAACCTGCTTGCTCTAAACGCCGCAGTAGAAGCTGCCCGTGCCGGAGAGCATGGCCGTGGTTTTGCCGTGGTCGCGGGAGAAGTCAGAAGTCTCGCACAGAAATCTGCTGGCGCGTCGGCAGAGATTCGCAAGTTGATTGAAGAGTCCATCACGAAAGTACACCAAGGGGTCAGCAAGGTTCAAGAAACCAATCAGGCATTCGATGAGGTTAACCAAAGCGTTTCCCACATCGGCAACTCATTATCCGAAGTGGTGTCTTCGATTGAGCAGCAACAGGTTGCCGTTTCTCGCATTGCGGAATCCATTAACTCCTTGGACGACAACTTACAGAGTAATGCTGCACTGGTAGAAGAAACTTCCGCTGCTTCCGAATCTTTGAAAGACCAAGCCGTTCTACTCAGACGTGAAACAGACAAATTCACCATTGATGAAAGCAGAGCGAAATCCTTTATCCAAACTACACCGGATATTTCAGGCATTCGATTATCAGACGTGCGCCAGTCCATGCGTATATGGAAAGCCAATACCCAGGCTTACCTCAATGGGGTTAATGTGCCTATCGACTTGGATCATGTTGGCGACCATCACGCCTGTGGCGTCGGTAAAGCCATCTCGCACCTGCTACAAGCGCACCCAAGCATAGAACATATGTCTGAGTACAAAGCGATGAACGAGTTGCACATACGCCAACACAAGCTGGTACTTGATGTCCTTGAGCTGATGAAAGCCGATAACAATGATGCCGCCATCCTCAAACAAAAAGATGGTCTGTTGGATAACTTTGTTGACGTATCCGATCAGCTTGATGAAGCGTTAAAAGCACTTGATCTTGCCATTGCTCACAATTTGGATGTACCGGCTACTGCTCCACTGCTACAGTAA
- a CDS encoding histone deacetylase family protein: MFLYFSAPICEKHSNSWGHPESGERIIRIEQALKDAGLMQHAIIHPFSPATEEDVLRVHHPRTWQTLKDNLPQTGFVKIDEDTGMNPYSLDAALMATGAMLAAIDGVMNNQAKTAFCNIRPPGHHAEIKRPMGFCLINHIAIGAAYALEKYQLQRIAIVDFDVHHGNGTEDFVESEARIGFVSSYQENIFPFASPFSDSDNILKLPLKAHSDGDVFMEAWQEGFAFVRNFKPELILVSAGFDAHRLDPLASLNLTEDDFYRWTQQLVKIADEMCEGKIVSTLEGGYHLDALAASAVAHVEAFLKQ; this comes from the coding sequence ATGTTTCTTTATTTCAGCGCCCCTATTTGCGAAAAGCACAGCAACAGCTGGGGGCATCCCGAAAGCGGTGAACGCATTATCCGTATTGAGCAAGCACTCAAAGATGCCGGACTGATGCAACATGCCATTATCCATCCCTTTTCTCCTGCTACAGAGGAAGATGTGCTTCGAGTTCATCACCCAAGAACCTGGCAAACACTCAAAGACAATCTTCCCCAAACTGGCTTCGTAAAAATAGATGAAGACACGGGCATGAATCCCTACAGCCTTGATGCCGCACTAATGGCAACTGGTGCGATGCTCGCCGCCATTGACGGTGTGATGAACAACCAAGCCAAAACCGCGTTTTGCAATATCCGCCCACCAGGACACCATGCCGAAATCAAACGACCAATGGGGTTTTGCCTCATCAATCATATCGCCATCGGTGCGGCTTATGCGCTTGAAAAATACCAACTACAACGCATCGCCATTGTCGATTTTGACGTTCATCATGGCAACGGCACCGAGGATTTCGTGGAGAGCGAAGCGCGCATCGGTTTTGTCTCCAGCTATCAGGAAAATATCTTTCCTTTTGCATCGCCCTTTTCTGATTCAGACAATATCCTAAAGTTACCGCTGAAAGCGCATAGTGATGGTGATGTTTTCATGGAGGCTTGGCAAGAAGGCTTTGCATTCGTCAGAAACTTCAAACCTGAATTGATATTGGTGTCCGCCGGCTTCGATGCCCATCGACTTGACCCGCTCGCCAGCCTGAATCTGACAGAAGACGACTTTTATCGCTGGACACAACAGTTGGTAAAAATTGCGGATGAGATGTGTGAAGGCAAAATTGTTTCCACCCTTGAAGGTGGCTATCATCTTGACGCACTTGCCGCCTCAGCTGTCGCTCATGTAGAAGCCTTTCTGAAACAATAA
- a CDS encoding class I SAM-dependent DNA methyltransferase has product MSNQAASEVVNKVWNYAHVLRDDGVGYGDYVEQITYLIFLKMAAERAQANMDDTGVPAEYDWAHLVKLDGDDLENQYRHTLENLGKMSGMLGTIFRKAQNKIQDPAKLERLIKMIDKESWSTLPADVKGEIYEGLLERNAQDVKGGAGQYFTPRALIQAMVEVMQPKPTDVVADPACGTGGFLLAAHDYMAPQAASKPEKKFLRNDAFRGNDIVDSVVRLCAMNLYLHGIGGADCPILNQDALAKSVGEDKVDIVLANPPFGKKSSITVVNEKSGKAEAEKLTYEREDFWATTSNKQLNFVQHIANMLKVNGKAAVVLPDNVLFEGGAGETIRKTLLERTNVHTLLRLPTGIFYANGVKANVIFFDAKPASKTAWTTKLWVYDFRTNVHKTLKQNPLKKSDFDEFIALYKAGDISKRQVTWCEENPDGRWRSYDYAELIARDKTNLDIFWLKDKSLEDSENLPPPEVLAAEIVDQLEAALDEFRQVETLLET; this is encoded by the coding sequence ATGTCAAATCAAGCAGCCTCAGAAGTTGTCAATAAAGTTTGGAACTATGCCCATGTGTTACGTGATGATGGCGTGGGCTATGGCGATTATGTTGAGCAGATTACCTATTTAATTTTTCTAAAAATGGCAGCTGAACGCGCTCAAGCAAATATGGATGATACTGGCGTGCCAGCAGAATATGACTGGGCACATTTGGTGAAGTTGGATGGAGATGATTTAGAAAACCAGTATCGCCACACTTTGGAAAACCTGGGTAAGATGAGCGGAATGTTGGGCACCATCTTCCGTAAGGCGCAAAATAAAATCCAAGATCCTGCGAAGCTGGAGCGTTTGATTAAGATGATTGATAAAGAGTCTTGGTCAACCTTACCGGCGGATGTAAAAGGTGAAATTTACGAAGGTTTATTGGAGCGTAATGCTCAGGATGTAAAAGGCGGTGCAGGGCAATACTTTACGCCTCGTGCGCTGATTCAGGCCATGGTTGAAGTAATGCAACCTAAACCAACGGATGTAGTGGCTGACCCGGCTTGTGGAACAGGCGGATTTTTACTGGCGGCACATGATTACATGGCACCGCAAGCGGCTTCTAAACCTGAGAAAAAGTTTTTAAGGAATGATGCCTTTAGAGGCAATGATATTGTAGACTCGGTGGTGCGTTTGTGTGCGATGAATTTATACCTGCATGGCATAGGGGGTGCTGATTGCCCAATTTTAAATCAAGATGCTTTGGCAAAATCGGTGGGTGAGGACAAGGTTGATATAGTGCTGGCGAACCCGCCATTTGGTAAGAAAAGTTCTATTACGGTGGTGAACGAAAAGTCGGGTAAAGCGGAAGCAGAAAAACTGACTTACGAGCGTGAAGATTTTTGGGCAACTACCTCTAACAAACAACTCAACTTTGTGCAGCACATTGCCAATATGTTGAAGGTAAATGGTAAAGCTGCTGTGGTATTGCCGGACAATGTGTTATTTGAAGGTGGCGCGGGTGAAACCATTCGTAAGACCTTGCTAGAACGTACCAATGTCCATACTTTGTTGCGCTTGCCGACAGGGATTTTTTACGCCAATGGCGTGAAGGCAAATGTAATCTTTTTTGATGCGAAGCCTGCGAGTAAAACAGCATGGACAACGAAGCTTTGGGTGTATGATTTTAGAACCAATGTGCATAAAACCTTGAAGCAAAATCCACTAAAGAAATCTGACTTTGATGAGTTTATTGCATTGTACAAAGCAGGTGACATTAGCAAGCGTCAAGTGACCTGGTGCGAAGAGAACCCGGATGGTCGTTGGCGCAGTTATGATTATGCTGAACTGATTGCTAGAGACAAAACCAACTTGGATATTTTTTGGTTAAAAGACAAATCACTTGAAGACTCTGAAAACTTACCTCCTCCTGAAGTACTGGCTGCTGAAATTGTTGATCAACTTGAAGCTGCTCTGGATGAGTTCAGACAAGTAGAGACACTTTTAGAAACCTGA
- a CDS encoding type II toxin-antitoxin system HipA family toxin: protein MAKQASNHLFISMNGLLVGELWKLKNGALQFRYADEWLDSPYARSLSFSLPLSKKVYEGDVIYNFLDNLLPDNDAIRAKMQARFHTTTTQPFDLLAAVGSDCVGAIQLSSERLANDENLHAKPLSDAEIAEILKGYASNPLGMQDEDEDFRISIAGAQEKTALLKMEGEWFLPKGTTPTTHILKLPIGKLAYNNLDLSQSCENEWLCMQIAKAYGLPVAEADVVMFEDQKVLAVERFDRKWVNASKLVRLPQEDMCQAMGVAPAIKYEADGGPGIKDMMDMLRGSQNAQADREVVFKSQVLFWMLAAPDGHGKNFSLFIEQNNGFHLTPLYDILSAYPLIGGTGLQKQKIKMAMAVQGKKRHYNWHSILPRHFLTTAKAVGYSEKLALSHLKEMFSKTPQVIEEVKKKLPEDFPKEIAKPIFEGLAKQAEAGKRYLAAIEKE from the coding sequence ATGGCAAAGCAGGCTTCTAATCACCTATTTATTTCCATGAATGGCTTATTGGTAGGCGAGTTGTGGAAATTGAAAAATGGTGCTTTGCAGTTTCGTTATGCGGATGAGTGGTTGGATTCACCCTATGCGCGTTCTTTGTCTTTTTCTTTGCCCTTGTCTAAAAAGGTCTATGAAGGTGATGTGATTTATAACTTTCTGGACAACTTGTTGCCGGATAATGATGCTATTCGTGCAAAGATGCAAGCACGTTTCCATACCACAACAACTCAGCCATTTGATTTGTTAGCCGCAGTGGGAAGTGACTGTGTGGGGGCGATACAACTTTCAAGCGAACGCTTGGCAAATGATGAAAACCTTCATGCGAAGCCACTTAGTGATGCTGAAATAGCGGAAATCCTTAAGGGCTATGCTTCTAATCCACTGGGTATGCAGGATGAGGATGAAGATTTTCGTATTTCCATTGCTGGTGCTCAGGAAAAAACGGCGCTATTAAAAATGGAAGGCGAGTGGTTTTTACCAAAAGGCACCACACCCACAACGCATATATTGAAACTCCCAATAGGGAAGCTGGCTTATAACAACCTAGATTTGTCTCAAAGCTGTGAAAACGAGTGGTTATGTATGCAGATTGCCAAAGCATATGGTTTACCCGTCGCTGAAGCTGATGTAGTGATGTTTGAAGACCAAAAAGTACTGGCGGTTGAGCGTTTTGATCGTAAATGGGTAAATGCTTCTAAACTGGTGAGATTGCCTCAGGAAGATATGTGTCAGGCCATGGGCGTTGCACCAGCGATTAAATACGAAGCTGATGGTGGCCCGGGCATTAAAGACATGATGGATATGCTGAGAGGTTCACAAAATGCTCAGGCTGATAGAGAAGTGGTGTTTAAGTCTCAGGTTTTGTTTTGGATGCTGGCGGCACCGGATGGACATGGTAAGAATTTTAGTTTGTTTATAGAGCAGAATAACGGTTTTCATTTAACGCCTTTGTATGACATTTTATCGGCTTATCCATTAATTGGTGGAACGGGGTTGCAAAAGCAGAAGATTAAAATGGCTATGGCAGTGCAAGGCAAAAAGCGGCATTACAATTGGCACTCTATTTTACCGAGGCATTTTTTAACCACCGCAAAGGCGGTTGGTTACTCTGAAAAGTTGGCACTAAGCCACTTAAAAGAGATGTTTTCCAAAACGCCTCAAGTAATAGAAGAAGTGAAGAAGAAACTGCCGGAAGATTTCCCTAAAGAAATTGCTAAGCCCATTTTTGAAGGGTTGGCAAAGCAGGCTGAAGCAGGCAAGCGTTATTTAGCTGCCATTGAGAAAGAATAA
- a CDS encoding helix-turn-helix domain-containing protein, giving the protein MRVNSAKELSVYLQDKRVSNNLSQTTVADLASMRQATVSAFESKPDSAKLETLFKLLSALDLELEVRPKGSAFDQNTSSKLDW; this is encoded by the coding sequence ATGAGAGTAAATTCAGCAAAAGAGTTATCGGTTTATCTTCAAGATAAACGCGTGTCCAATAACTTATCACAAACCACGGTTGCAGATTTGGCGAGTATGCGTCAAGCAACAGTGTCTGCATTTGAGTCTAAGCCTGACTCTGCAAAATTAGAAACACTTTTTAAGTTGTTATCCGCCTTGGATTTAGAGTTGGAGGTTCGACCAAAAGGCAGTGCTTTTGATCAAAATACCTCATCAAAACTTGATTGGTAA
- a CDS encoding restriction endonuclease subunit S yields MTEQQMQLPEGWRWKHYGDIAELIRGVSYKKTDASSKSFSGLMPILRANNIGQNLIFDDLVYVPKKLVKSSQQILENDIIVAMSSGSKHLVGKAAQANADLSMGFGAFCANLRVNKSEQIDARYVFYFYSSKENINRISSSSSGSNINNLKREHILNAPIPIAPIQQQKQIVAKIEELFSHIDAGVESLKVAKEKLKQYRQSVLKAAVTGELTKDWRQANQHKIEPADQLLQRILTERRQRWEQQQLDQFVAKGQIPKNDKWKEKYKAPCSPNLDGLNKLPKEWQWATFEQVGERVTVGHVGSMKNEYVEKGIPFLRSQNVRENRFDPKGLMYISEEFHSRLQKSVLEPGDLVTVRSGSVGVTCVIPDSLQVANCSDLIIVKQPKGVVQQFASFYMNTITQTKVAAQKVGVALTHFNTKSMAEMALPLPPMEEQKEIVRIVEEKLTAADRLMTEIDTKLTQAQQQKQTILTSAFKGELVNATQYFCCKI; encoded by the coding sequence ATGACAGAACAACAAATGCAATTGCCAGAAGGGTGGCGATGGAAACACTATGGAGATATAGCAGAACTCATTAGAGGAGTAAGCTATAAGAAAACGGATGCTTCCTCAAAGTCTTTTTCAGGTTTAATGCCAATCTTACGTGCAAATAATATTGGTCAGAATCTAATTTTTGATGATTTGGTTTATGTTCCAAAAAAGCTTGTTAAGAGTTCCCAACAGATTTTAGAAAATGACATCATTGTAGCTATGTCTAGTGGAAGCAAGCATTTAGTGGGGAAGGCAGCTCAAGCTAATGCTGATCTTTCAATGGGGTTTGGGGCATTTTGTGCAAATTTACGAGTTAATAAATCTGAGCAAATTGATGCTAGATATGTCTTTTATTTTTATTCCTCAAAGGAAAACATAAATCGTATTTCTAGCTCTTCAAGTGGTTCAAATATCAACAATTTAAAGCGAGAGCATATTCTTAACGCTCCAATACCTATAGCCCCAATTCAACAACAAAAACAAATCGTAGCGAAAATTGAAGAGCTGTTTTCGCATATTGATGCTGGCGTTGAAAGTCTAAAAGTCGCCAAAGAAAAACTCAAGCAATACCGCCAATCCGTGCTTAAAGCCGCTGTCACCGGCGAACTCACCAAAGACTGGCGACAAGCCAACCAACACAAAATAGAACCCGCAGACCAACTCCTACAACGCATCCTCACCGAACGCCGCCAACGCTGGGAGCAACAACAACTCGACCAATTCGTCGCCAAAGGCCAAATACCTAAAAATGATAAGTGGAAAGAGAAGTATAAAGCACCTTGTAGTCCCAATCTGGATGGTTTGAATAAGTTACCAAAGGAGTGGCAATGGGCCACTTTTGAGCAGGTAGGGGAAAGAGTTACCGTTGGTCACGTGGGCTCAATGAAAAACGAGTATGTAGAAAAAGGAATACCTTTTTTAAGATCACAAAATGTTAGAGAAAATAGGTTTGATCCGAAAGGTTTAATGTACATATCTGAGGAGTTTCATTCTAGACTTCAAAAGTCTGTATTAGAACCAGGTGATTTAGTGACAGTTCGTTCTGGAAGTGTTGGAGTTACTTGTGTAATTCCAGATTCTCTTCAAGTTGCTAATTGCTCGGATTTAATTATTGTTAAGCAACCAAAAGGCGTTGTTCAACAATTTGCGTCGTTCTATATGAATACGATTACTCAAACCAAAGTGGCTGCACAAAAAGTGGGGGTAGCACTTACTCATTTCAATACAAAATCTATGGCAGAAATGGCTTTGCCTTTACCACCAATGGAAGAACAAAAAGAAATCGTCCGAATTGTTGAAGAAAAACTCACCGCCGCTGATCGACTAATGACAGAAATCGACACCAAACTCACCCAAGCCCAACAACAAAAACAAACCATCCTCACCTCGGCGTTTAAAGGAGAGTTAGTGAATGCTACCCAATACTTCTGCTGCAAAATTTGA